One Rhodothermales bacterium genomic region harbors:
- a CDS encoding TetR/AcrR family transcriptional regulator, which yields MDITRTAIIETTVDAYIDDPTNLTPEAMCERAGVERKAFDPHFENVNEVIRAWYPYAVTGVADQVAGIPDFDALPLQDRLGTFCFMLLDVLESRLPFVQATFEHQAAGFGSQFHHSLREVLKTVLLAPNVPGINYVVVDTDVTRFVIAEAIVQMISTWLKDESSDRARATALIDRVLALLSEIMTNRVPERAVDLVRYAVEAGYLPLDRLPLIGDMFERDQPEA from the coding sequence ATGGACATCACCCGAACTGCCATCATCGAGACCACCGTCGACGCCTACATCGACGATCCGACGAACCTCACGCCCGAGGCCATGTGCGAGAGAGCCGGCGTCGAGCGAAAGGCGTTTGATCCCCATTTTGAAAACGTCAACGAAGTGATCCGTGCCTGGTATCCGTATGCCGTCACCGGCGTTGCAGATCAGGTCGCCGGCATTCCCGATTTCGATGCACTGCCGCTGCAAGACCGCCTCGGCACGTTCTGTTTCATGCTTCTGGATGTGCTGGAGTCGCGTCTCCCGTTCGTGCAGGCCACCTTTGAACACCAGGCCGCCGGCTTCGGCTCGCAGTTCCATCATAGCCTTCGAGAGGTGCTGAAGACGGTGCTCCTCGCTCCGAACGTACCCGGTATCAACTACGTCGTCGTCGATACCGACGTGACGCGATTCGTCATCGCAGAGGCTATCGTGCAGATGATCAGCACCTGGCTCAAGGATGAATCGAGCGATCGAGCACGAGCGACTGCTCTCATCGACCGTGTCCTTGCGCTTCTGTCTGAGATCATGACCAACCGCGTCCCCGAACGCGCCGTCGACCTCGTGCGCTATGCCGTCGAAGCCGGATACCTGCCGCTGGACCGACTCCCGCTTATCGGTGACATGTTCGAACGAGACCAGCCGGAAGCATGA
- a CDS encoding amino acid permease: MPVLKKSERLKKDLGLFDVYAICTGAMFSSGFFLLPGLAAAKSGPSVVLAYLIAGVLILPAMFSKAELSTALPRAGGTYYFLDRSLGPMFGTIGGLGTYLALTLKTAFALIGIGAYAALFIELPIKPVAIGLTVIFVGINIIGAKETSGLQRWLVVILLTVMAFFIAQGFHEIIFDQPRDVTRARFTPFVEFGLEGLLSTVGFIFVSYAGLTKVASVAEEVKNPERNIPLGMMLSLASTSFVYAAGVFIMVAVLDPVSFHSDLTPVATASEAFFGWLPKPFGLVLIVAAALAAFASTGNAGVLSASRYPLAMSRDRLLPALFSRLGRFHTPSIAIVATGALMIVFILVLDEEGIAKLASAFQLFIFMLVNFAVVVMRESRIPSYDPGYRSPLYPWMQVAGVLTSLILIIYMGWLSILFTLGVVVVCLVWYFRYARPHVVRDGAIYHWFKRLGQRQYEGLDKEFRTILKEKGLRVDDQFNEIVSRARIIEMNENESFEDLVARAARVLGERLPIPADKLEAGFLQGTKTGATPVAQGAALPHLHILGLDQPEMVLARSRSGLRMEVVDALGEEEEATQLVHAIFLLVSPEEDHGQHLRMLAQLANRIDEDHFLKSWINAQSPAHLKELLLEDAHYLTLRLSSSDQTADLIGKSLSELTLPENSLVAIIRRSDLMIVPRGNAVLRENDRITFIGDPGALRTLRGRYTFV, encoded by the coding sequence ATGCCAGTACTGAAGAAGTCAGAGAGACTGAAGAAAGATCTAGGGCTGTTCGACGTGTACGCCATTTGTACGGGCGCCATGTTCAGCTCCGGATTCTTCCTCCTGCCCGGACTTGCTGCGGCCAAGTCAGGCCCGTCGGTCGTGCTGGCTTATTTGATTGCCGGCGTTCTCATTCTTCCGGCCATGTTCAGCAAGGCCGAGTTGAGCACCGCGCTGCCGCGGGCCGGAGGCACGTACTACTTCCTCGACCGGAGCCTCGGACCGATGTTCGGCACCATCGGTGGCCTGGGCACCTACCTGGCACTCACTCTGAAGACCGCCTTTGCGCTCATCGGAATCGGTGCATACGCGGCACTGTTTATCGAGCTGCCGATCAAACCCGTGGCGATCGGCCTGACGGTGATCTTTGTCGGCATCAACATCATCGGAGCAAAGGAAACGAGCGGCCTGCAACGTTGGCTCGTCGTGATTCTCCTGACAGTGATGGCATTCTTCATCGCCCAGGGATTCCACGAGATCATATTTGACCAGCCTCGTGATGTGACACGCGCCCGCTTCACGCCGTTCGTCGAGTTTGGATTGGAGGGTCTCCTATCAACCGTAGGGTTCATTTTTGTTTCGTATGCCGGCTTGACGAAAGTTGCCAGCGTAGCCGAGGAGGTGAAGAACCCGGAGCGCAACATTCCACTCGGTATGATGCTGTCGCTCGCCTCCACATCGTTCGTATACGCCGCCGGCGTCTTCATCATGGTGGCGGTGCTCGATCCTGTGTCCTTTCATTCCGATCTGACACCTGTGGCTACCGCGTCCGAGGCCTTTTTCGGGTGGCTGCCCAAACCGTTCGGCCTTGTGTTAATCGTGGCGGCCGCACTCGCCGCCTTCGCGTCCACCGGTAATGCGGGCGTGCTGTCGGCGTCGCGTTACCCGCTGGCCATGTCGCGCGACAGACTTCTGCCCGCGCTTTTCTCCCGGCTCGGTCGGTTTCACACTCCGTCCATAGCGATCGTAGCGACCGGCGCGCTCATGATCGTGTTCATTCTCGTGCTCGACGAAGAAGGGATCGCCAAACTCGCCAGCGCTTTCCAGCTGTTCATATTCATGCTCGTGAACTTCGCAGTTGTGGTCATGCGGGAGAGCCGGATTCCGTCGTACGACCCTGGATACCGTTCTCCGCTCTATCCGTGGATGCAGGTGGCGGGAGTTCTAACGTCGCTCATACTGATCATCTACATGGGCTGGCTATCCATACTCTTCACGCTTGGAGTGGTCGTAGTGTGCCTAGTCTGGTATTTCAGATATGCACGTCCGCACGTGGTTCGTGACGGAGCGATCTACCACTGGTTCAAGCGCCTTGGCCAGCGACAGTACGAAGGTCTCGACAAGGAATTCCGGACGATCTTGAAAGAGAAGGGCCTCCGCGTCGACGACCAGTTCAATGAGATAGTGTCGCGGGCCCGCATCATCGAGATGAACGAAAACGAGTCATTCGAGGATCTGGTAGCCAGAGCAGCTCGAGTGTTGGGTGAGCGTCTGCCGATACCGGCAGACAAACTGGAGGCGGGCTTCCTGCAGGGAACGAAGACAGGAGCGACACCGGTGGCGCAGGGCGCCGCCTTGCCACACCTGCATATCCTGGGGCTTGATCAGCCTGAGATGGTCCTGGCGCGGTCCAGGTCGGGTCTTCGAATGGAAGTCGTCGATGCTCTTGGTGAAGAAGAGGAAGCGACGCAGCTCGTCCACGCGATCTTTCTGCTCGTGAGTCCCGAGGAAGATCACGGCCAGCATCTCAGGATGCTCGCGCAGCTCGCCAACCGTATCGATGAGGATCACTTCCTTAAGAGTTGGATCAACGCGCAAAGTCCGGCGCATCTGAAGGAGCTCCTGCTCGAAGACGCGCACTACCTGACGCTTCGCCTGAGTTCGTCAGATCAGACCGCTGATCTGATCGGCAAATCGCTCAGCGAGCTCACATTGCCGGAGAACTCGCTTGTGGCGATCATCCGTCGGAGCGATCTGATGATTGTGCCGCGCGGCAACGCTGTACTACGCGAGAACGACAGGATCACCTTCATCGGCGACCCGGGGGCGCTTCGTACGCTGCGGGGCCGGTACACCTTCGTGTAG
- a CDS encoding tetratricopeptide repeat protein has product MVDFVKRLALGCVVALAFFVVIEVILMAAGVVPLYERADPYVGFSGYSPLFVERTMPDGERVFETAPNKLRWFNPQQFPARKSPGVTRLFCLGGSTTYGRPYDDRTSFCGWLRAFLPAVDPGRQWEVINAGGISYASYRVVRLMEALAEYDPDMFIVYTGHNEFLEERTYGKLLKTPEFVRDLASLASRMRLYSALSDFTYERGDVLSTEVQAVLDRSVGPEDYYRNDEMRGAVLDHLRTSLERMTRIAERAGARMILVTPASNIADFSPFKADPSGGMSEGDLEQVSALKRDMVAAMDEGNASQAVLIGERALALDPRDAELLYQQGRALRAVGRIDEARRAFIAARDEDIAPLRALSPVRGIVADVARENGTGFVDFAHMVDEQSPDGIPGSGSFLDHVHPTIEGNRMLALAIVDEMARDGAVVPAPTWTDAAIAEISRRVEESVDDQARALALKSLSNVLLWAGKHDEAERLVNLAVETTAEDFETHHQRATLLRREGRDQEALTHFEEAVRLAPGNPAVRMAFGILLSDLGRKAEARRELETVVRLDGAHPGAHYELGVVLKDLGRLEGAESAYRTALELDPNNADAYNNLGVIVAMRGDLAAAAELFTRALRADPDHANATENLALAREAMRP; this is encoded by the coding sequence ATGGTTGATTTTGTCAAAAGGCTCGCGCTGGGTTGTGTTGTTGCCCTGGCGTTCTTCGTCGTGATCGAGGTGATCCTGATGGCCGCCGGAGTGGTGCCGCTGTACGAGCGCGCCGACCCGTACGTCGGGTTCTCCGGCTACTCTCCGCTCTTTGTCGAACGCACTATGCCGGATGGAGAGCGAGTCTTTGAGACCGCGCCGAACAAGCTGCGGTGGTTCAATCCACAGCAGTTCCCGGCGCGGAAGTCGCCTGGCGTAACGCGCCTCTTTTGTCTCGGCGGCTCGACGACCTACGGGCGTCCATATGACGATCGAACGTCATTCTGCGGCTGGCTCCGCGCCTTTCTTCCGGCGGTCGATCCCGGTCGTCAGTGGGAGGTCATCAACGCGGGAGGAATCAGCTACGCGAGCTACCGGGTGGTTAGGCTGATGGAAGCCCTCGCTGAATACGACCCCGATATGTTCATCGTCTATACGGGACATAACGAGTTCCTGGAAGAACGGACGTATGGCAAGCTTCTGAAGACGCCCGAGTTCGTGCGAGATCTTGCTTCGCTGGCCTCCCGGATGCGGCTGTACAGCGCGCTATCTGACTTCACGTACGAGCGCGGCGACGTGCTTTCGACCGAAGTGCAGGCCGTGCTGGATCGTTCGGTGGGCCCGGAGGATTATTATCGCAACGACGAGATGCGGGGCGCGGTCCTCGACCACTTGCGAACGAGTCTGGAACGCATGACGCGCATCGCCGAGCGGGCGGGCGCCCGGATGATTCTGGTGACGCCGGCCTCCAATATCGCGGACTTCTCTCCGTTCAAGGCCGATCCGAGCGGAGGGATGAGCGAAGGGGACCTCGAACAGGTGAGCGCGCTCAAGCGTGACATGGTCGCGGCCATGGACGAAGGCAACGCTTCGCAAGCCGTGTTGATCGGCGAGCGGGCGCTGGCGCTCGACCCGCGGGATGCCGAGTTGCTGTATCAGCAGGGACGGGCCCTTCGCGCAGTTGGCAGGATAGACGAAGCGCGCCGGGCGTTCATTGCCGCCCGCGACGAGGATATAGCGCCGCTCCGTGCTCTTTCGCCGGTGCGAGGGATCGTCGCCGACGTAGCCCGGGAAAATGGCACAGGCTTCGTCGACTTCGCCCACATGGTCGATGAGCAATCGCCGGATGGCATTCCCGGATCAGGATCGTTTCTGGATCACGTGCATCCCACCATCGAGGGCAACCGAATGCTCGCCCTGGCTATCGTCGACGAGATGGCTCGGGACGGAGCCGTCGTTCCTGCCCCGACCTGGACCGACGCCGCCATCGCCGAGATCAGCAGGCGAGTGGAGGAGAGTGTGGACGATCAGGCGCGCGCGCTTGCACTCAAGAGCCTGTCGAACGTGTTGCTGTGGGCGGGTAAGCACGATGAGGCCGAGCGCCTGGTGAACCTTGCGGTAGAGACCACGGCGGAGGATTTCGAAACCCATCATCAGAGAGCGACGCTGCTTCGGCGAGAAGGTAGAGACCAGGAAGCGCTGACCCACTTCGAGGAGGCGGTTCGCCTTGCGCCGGGAAATCCCGCCGTGCGCATGGCCTTCGGAATTCTTTTGTCTGATCTCGGTCGCAAGGCCGAGGCGAGGCGGGAACTTGAAACGGTTGTCCGCCTGGATGGCGCGCACCCCGGTGCGCATTATGAACTCGGCGTTGTCCTGAAAGACCTCGGCCGGCTTGAGGGAGCCGAATCAGCGTATCGAACAGCCCTCGAGCTCGACCCGAACAATGCCGACGCGTACAACAATCTGGGAGTCATCGTCGCGATGCGTGGCGATCTCGCCGCAGCCGCCGAACTGTTCACTCGCGCGCTGCGCGCCGACCCCGATCACGCGAATGCGACCGAGAATCTGGCGCTCGCCCGTGAGGCGATGCGTCCGTGA